CTATGGGGCAGGTtgggggtctatggggcaggttgagggtctatggggcaggttgggggtctatggggcaggagggggggtctatggggcaggttgggggtctatggggcaggaggagggtctTTGGGGCAGGTTGAGGGTCTATGGGGCAGGTtgggggtctatggggcaggagggggggtctatggggcaggttgggggtctatggggcaggaggagggtctTTGGGGCAGGTTGAGGGTCTATGGGGCAGGTtgggggtctatggggcaggaAGGGGGTCAATGGGGCAGGTTGAGGgtctatggggcaggagggggggtctgtggggcaggTTGAGGGTCTATGGGGCAGGATGGAGTCCTATGGGGAAGGTtgggggtctatggggcaggaggggggtctatggggcaggttgagggtctatggggcaggaggggggtcaatggggcaggttgggggtctatggggcaggttgggggtctatggggcagcgggggggttcaatggggcaggaggagggtctatggggcaggaggggggtcaatggggcaggaggggggttcTATGGGGCAGGTTGAGGgtctatggggcaggaggggggtcaATGGGGCAGGTTGGGGATCTACAGGGCAGGTCAAGGGACCTATGGGGCAGGCGGGGGATCTATGGGGAAGGTGGGGGGGAATCTATGGGGCAGGTGGGGGATCTatggggcaggtttgggggcagATCGGGGGGATCCATGGGGCAGATCAGTGGGGATCCATGGGGCAGGTGGGGGATCTATGGGGCAGATTGGGGATCTAGGGGGCAGATCGGGGGGATCTAGGGGGCAGGTGGGGGATCTagggggcaggttgggggggcaGATCGGGGATCTAGGGGGGGCAGACCGGGGGGATCCATGGGGCAGGTCAGGGGATCTATGGGGCAGGTCGGGATCTATGGGGCAGATTGGGGATCCATGGGGCAGGTGGGGGATCTATGGGGCAGGCTGAGGGGGGGCAGATCGGGGGGATCCATGGGGCAGATCGGGGGGGATCCATGGGGTAGGTTGAGGATCTATGGGGCAGGTTGAGgatctatggggcagggggggggaatctatggggcaggtgggggggggggcacgcggCACCGGGCGCACGCGGCTCAGCGCGGCCAATAAACACCCGCAGCACAAGCGGCCTCCGGCCTCGGTCTGTGGGgcgccccccaactgcccccccaaccccccccaactgccccccccccccgggaggggcccaggcgtccgggccccagTTTGGGTCGAGGAGGGGGGCGAATTTCCCACACAAAAGGGCCCCTTTCgcccccttttggggggggggggcttctcccccccccccggcagccatttcgggggggggggtggttcccCCTCCGTTTCGCCCCCCCCGTTTTTTGGGGCTGTTTCACCCGCTCCGGGGGCCATTttgcgcctcccccccccctcccttcgcCGTCCTTCCGCGCATGCGCAGCGCTCGGGAGtcgcctccccccctcccctcgctgTCCTCCTGCGCATGCGCAGTGCGTGGGAgtcgcctccctcctccccctccgtCTTTTCGCGCATGCGTAGCGCGTGGGAGTcgcttccccccgcccctccctgtCCACTGGCGCATGCGCAGCGCTCTGGAgtcacctcccccctccccctccgtcTTTTCGCGCATGCGCAGCGCGTGGGAgtagcttcccccctcccctctccgtCCTCCTGCGCATGCGCAGCGCTCGGGAgtcgcctccctcctcccctctccgtCTTTTCGCTCATGCGCAGCACGTGGGAGTCGCCCCCCCCGTccggcggcgcatgcgcagcgctcGGGAGTCATCGCCCCCTCCCCTACCTGTCCGTCAGCGCATGCGCAGCCCTCGGGCGTCTGCTACTCCCCCTCCCCTACCTGTccggcggcgcatgcgcagcgcccGGGAGTCTCTTCCACCCCCCCATCCGACGGCGCATGCGCAGTGCGTGGGAGtcgcctccccccctcccctcgccgtCCGGGGGCGGTGCCGCGCGGCGGCCGCTGGAAAGGGCGGGaaaggggcggggccgcgcgacGCCCCTTGATtggccgccgcggcgggagggggggggcaaaCCGTCCGGGGGGCGTGGCCGACGGGGGGCGTGGCCACCCCGCCGacgctccctccccgcccccccccccacgggtaCCTGGGCATCGGGGAGCGgcggcctggccccgccccctcccccccaccctgcgCCCCCATTGGCTCCCGCGCCTGTCAATCACggcagcgggggggcgggggcggggccaccaCCCCACAGGGGCAGAGGGGTCCGTGGAGGGggcagccccggacgcctgggccccctcgtgGGGTCTATGGGGGGGCAGCCCAGatgcctggccccccccccccccccgtggggcaggggggtccGTGGGGGAGGggcagccccggacgcctgggccccctcgcaCCCATCCCAAAAGGggtttcacccccccccccccttcacagggggcccaggcgtccggccccccccccccgcatccccATCCCAGCAGCCCCCCCTCATTTACCCACAATGCCCCGGGGCAGCCGTGCCCCCCTGCTCTGTCGGGGGGGGGGATTTCCCAGCTCCTctcaggacacctgggcccctcggggcagctcccggacgcctgggcccccccgggaaTGgcggtgggtgggtggggggggggcaggtggtGGCGGGGAGCCAGAACGCCTGGGCCCCGTTCCCGGCTCGGGTTGCGCGGGcaggcggggcccaggcgtccgggggtgaggaaaaggggggggggggcccaggcggcTCCTCCCCGGCACGGTGCAGGAACctcggggcccaggcgtccgggcgggcgcccccccaccccccccaacccaCCCACCCACCATGGCCTGGGTACCCGGCGTCCTGCTGGTGCTGCGCGGTGCCGCCGCCTTGGCCGGAGACGGTGAgtggggcccggacgcctgggcccctcggggaagCTGCGGTGCGGAtacggggcgcccggacgcctgggcccctcggggcagCTCTAGTGCGGAtacggggcgcccggacgcctgggcccctcggggcagCTCTAGTGCGGAtacggggcgcccggacgcctgggcccctcggggaagCTCTAGTGCGGATatggggtgcccggacgcctgggcccctcggggcagCTCTAGTGCGGAtacggggcgcccggacgcctgggcccctcggggcagCTCTAGTGCGGAtacggggcgcccggacgcctgggcccctcggggcagCTCTAGTGCGGAtacggggcgcccggacgcctgggcccctcggggcagCTCTAGTGCGGAtacggggcgcccggacgcctgggcccctcggggaagCTGCGGTGCAGAtacggggcgcccggacgcctgggcccctcggggcagCTCTAGTGCGGAtacggggcgcccggacgcctgggcccctcggggaagCTGCGGTGCAGAtacggggcgcccggacgcctgggcccctcggggaagCTGCGGTGCGGAtacggggcgcccggacgcctgggcccctcggggaagCCCTGATGCAGGGacggggctcccggacgcctgggcccctgctcccTATCCCCCGCCCAAGACACCCTCCCCCAGTAGCTCCCAGTCTGGGAACTGGGAGGCTCCCGGGACGCTGCCCCGGggcccaggcaggaacaggctgagCCGGGTCGGAGCAGGGTGGGACTCGTCGGCGCCGGCACCCAGGAATccggcgggggcccaggcgtccgggcgggaaggggcccaggcatccgggcgggaaggggcccaggcgtccgggccccgacGCAGCtgccccccatcaccccccccccccacccagcgcAGCCACCTGTCCCTCGCCCACCCGATGGCGGCGACAGgtgggacccggacgcctgggccccccctcctccccccgtgGGGCCCtgttgggggggtcccggacgcctgggccctctgatGGCGCTGCCACATCTGGATGGGCAGAGGCAGGtgctgggttggggggggggaacagctgGGGCAGGTCtctgggggcccaggcatccgggtcgCCCCACTGTGCACCCCACTGCTGCTCCCCTCCGCACCcccggcggggcccaggcgtccgggcgagccCCGACCCGTCTTCCCTCTTCAAAGGCCTCGTCGGCCCCTCTGAGGTGCTGCCAAGGCTCCGGGCGTGGGGCAGGGCCCAGCCccacattgggggggggggggcagggggggtccggcccggacacctgggccccctttGGGGGGGTGGGGTTGTGGGGGCGGAGCAAagcggggtggggaggaggaggagggggggggaggcccggacacctgggccccctttGGGGCGGAGCTGGGGCGGAGGCGTGGGGGCGGCGGGAGAAGAGCTTgggaacccggacgcctgggcccccccctccGGCGCTGGGAGGGACCTGGGGTTTGGTGGAggcgagctgggggggggggtggggcccggacgcctgggccccttggggacaCAGTACCAGggttcccggacacctgggccccaggGCACCTGGACAGctgggtccccggacgcctgggcccctggggcacccggactcctgggcccccttgGGGACACGGTGCCTgggtccccggacacctgggtccccagacgcctgggccccttggggacaTGAGGGACGTGGTATcgggctccccggacgcctgggcccctggggcacccggacacctgggtccccggacacctgggcccctggggcacctggacacctgggtccccggacacctgggcccctggggcacctggacacctgggtacccggacgcctgggccccttggggacgTGAGGGACGTGGTATCGGgctccctggacacctgggccccttggggcacccggacacctgggccccttgggattATGGTACCAggctccccggacacctgggcccctggggcacctggacacctgggtccccggacacctgggccccttggggacgTGAGGGACGTGGTATcgggctccccggacgcctgggcccctggttccccggacgcctgggcccctcacccaCTCCCCCAACCCCGTCGCCTCCGCGCAGAGGCGTCCGAGTGCTTCACGGTGAACGGCGCCGACTACCGGGGGGCTCAGAGCCggacggggccgggggcggcggggcggccctgcCTCTTCTGGAAccgcaccggcaccggcggcgCCGACGGTTCCCTCCGCGACGGTGACGGtgacggcgacggcggcggcctgGGGCCCCACAACCACTGCCGCAACCCCGACGGCGACGCCCGGCCCTGGTGCTACGTGGCCgacggcggtggcggtggtgacGGCGGCGGTGGCGCCGAGTGGAAGTACTGCGACATCCCCTCCTGCCGCAGTGAGACAGGATATGGGGGCGATATGGGGGGATATGGGGTCGAtatgggggggatatgggggggtATGGGGTCAATATGGGGAGATATGGGGGGGTATGGGGTCGATATTGGGAGATATGGGGGGATATGGGATGATACGTGGTCAATATAGGGTGATACGTGGTCGATATGGGGGGATATGGGGGGATATGGGGGCAATAAGGGGGGATATGGGGCGATATGGGGGGATATGGGGGATATGGGGGGATATGGGGTCGATATGGGGGGTATGGAGTCAATATGGGGAGATATGGGGGGATATGGGATGATACGTGGTCAATATAGGGTGATAGGTGGTCGATATGGGGGGATATGGGGTCGATATGGGGAGATAGGGGGAGATATGGGGTCGATATGGGGCAATATGGGGGGATATGGGATGATACATGGTCAATATGGGGTCGATATGGGGGGATATGGGATTGATATAGGGGGATATGGGGGGATATAGGGTCAATATGGGGAGATATGGGGTTGATATAGGGGGATATGGGGCGATATGGGGGGATATGGGGTGATACATGGTCGATATGGGGTGATATGGGGTCGATATGGGGAGATATGGGGGGATATTGGGTATGTGGGGTCAGTATGGGGAGATATGGGGTGATATGAGGAGATATGGGAGAGATATGAGGTCGATATGGGGGGATATGGGATGATACGTGGTCAATATGGGGTCGAtatgggggggatatggggggtaTGGGATGATACATGGTCAATATGGGGTGATATGGGGAGATATGGGGAGATATGGGGGGATATGGGGTCGATATGGGGCGATATGGGGAGATATGGAATGATACCTGGTCAATATGGGGTGATACATGGTCGATATGGGGTGATATGGGGTCGATATGGGGAGATATGGGGGGATATTGGGTATGTGGGGTCAGTATGGGGAGATATGGGGTGATATGAGGAGATATGGGAGAGATATGAGGTCGATATGGGGGGATATGGGATGATACGTGGTCAATATGGGGTCGAtatgggggggatatggggggtaTGGGATGATACATGGTCAATATGGGGTGATATGGGGAGATATGGGGAGATATGGGGGGATATGGGGTCGATATGGGGCGATATGGGGAGATATGGAATGATACCTGGTCAATATGGGGCGATACATGGTCGATATGGGGGGATATGGGGTCGATATAGGGGGATATGGGGCCAATATGAGTCGATATGGGGTGATAAGGGGTCGATATGGGAGGATACGGGGGATATGGGGTGATACGGGGGGATATGGGGTGATACGGGGTCAATACAGGGGGATATGGGGTCGATATGGGGGGATACGGGGGGATATGGGGTCAATACAGGGGGATGTGGGGTTGATACAGGCGGATATGGGGTCGAAACAGGCAGATATGGGGCTGATACAGGAAGATATGGGGGGATACAGGGTCAATACAAGCGGATACAGGGTCCGTACAGGCGGACGCGGGGGCGTACGGGGGTCAATACGGGGTGACACGGGGCCGACACCGAGCCGACCCCAGAGGACCCAGCTCGGCGGTCGGATCCGGGCGCCGCCGCCTGTGCCTCCGTCACCCGTCTCCGGTTGACaatctcccccccccacctccggcAGTGCCCGGCTTCGTGGGCTGTTTCGTGGACTCGGGGTCGCCGCCGGCGCTGAGCGGGGCCAGCGGCACCTCCACCCGCCTGACGGTACCGCTCTGCATCCGCTTCTGCCGCGCCCGCGGCTACGAGGTACCGCCGGCGGCTACAGCCGCCCCGCACACCCGCCGCGACGCCCGCCCTCGCCCCGGGTCCCTGCCGATAGCTGGTGGGGGTGGAGGGACCCCCGGCGCCCTACAACCGCCCTGCACACCTGCAGCAACACCCGCTGCAACACCCGTACCCCATCAACAGCTTGTCAGGGTTGAGGTACCCCCAGTGCCCTACCACTGCCCCGCACACCCGCCGCAACACCTGTCCCCCTTCAACAGCTCACGGGGGTCAAGGTACCCCCAGTGCCCTACAACCATCCGCACACCCGCCCGCACACCCGCAGCAACACCCGCACTCCTCAACAGCTCATTGGGGTTGAGGTACCCCCGTCGCCCTACAACCGCCCCACACACCCACCACAACACCTGCTGCAATACCTGTAGTCTTCAACAGCTCATGGGGGTTGAGGTACCCTTGTCGCCCTACCACCGCCCCGCACACCCGCCACAACACCCGTCCCCCTTCGACAGCTGGCGGGGGCCGAGGTACCCCTAGCACCCTACAGCCGGGGCGACCCCCGCCctcacccccaacccccccccctcccaacaCACACAGTTCGCGGGGGTGGAGGCCGGCTACGCCTGTTTCTGCGGCCACGCGGGTGAcgtgcgccggggccgccgggccggggcggccgagTGTGACCAGGTGTGTTTCGGCAAGGCCAGCCAGCTGTGCGGCGGCGACGGCCGCCTCGCCGTCTACCA
This region of Apteryx mantelli isolate bAptMan1 chromosome 38, bAptMan1.hap1, whole genome shotgun sequence genomic DNA includes:
- the KREMEN2 gene encoding kremen protein 2 isoform X1 — encoded protein: MVPGSPDTWAPGAPGHLGPRTPGPLGDVRDVVSGSPDAWAPGSPDAWAPHPLPQPRRLRAEASECFTVNGADYRGAQSRTGPGAAGRPCLFWNRTGTGGADGSLRDGDGDGDGGGLGPHNHCRNPDGDARPWCYVADGGGGGDGGGGAEWKYCDIPSCRMPGFVGCFVDSGSPPALSGASGTSTRLTVPLCIRFCRARGYEFAGVEAGYACFCGHAGDVRRGRRAGAAECDQVCFGKASQLCGGDGRLAVYHVSVGACQANSTAPAGVIYSPDFPDDYGPDADCSWRVGAGAGAPLELTFRLFDVPDPNDRLQLRDARTRRLLAQFDGRRPPPRPGPLRLPTDALLLTFRSDTLLHAQGFALTYRGVAAPVTDTRPPPDARSPPARPHGAPQPPRGGRAWLTLAASGTFVFGLLLLLAYRLRKRSCPLRPRKAPGGGCGCLGGQPWAVSYRPHGGPPAPEPPDAEGGPEGAPGPSPQPSLRCLLPPS